The genomic interval GCTGcaccccccgccgccgccgctgcacTCTCTCCGCCGCTTGCCCATCGGAGCCGCTGCCTAATTCCAGGAGAGAATGACGGAGATGCTGTGGTTGGAAGAAGAGAATTACCAAGATGTCCCCAACAGGACAGACGCTGCCTTTCTGGCCGGCCCGGACTCTCCCTGGGGGAACAGCACGGTCGCCTCCACCCTTGCGTTCAAATGTTCGCTAACCAAGACGGGCTTCCAGTTCTACTACCTGCCCGCTGTCTACATCCTGGTGTTCATCATTGGCTTCCTGGGCAACAGCGTGGCCATCTGGATGTTCATCTTCCACATGAAACCGTGGAGCGGCATCTCCGTATACATGTTCAACTTGGCCGTTGCCGACTTCTTGTACGTGCTGACTCTGCCCGCGCTCATCTCCTACTACTTCAACAAGACGGACTGGGTCTTCGGGGGGGCCATGTGTAAGCTGCAGAGGTTCATGTTCCACGTGAACCTCTACGGCAGCATCCTGTTCCTCACCTGCATCAGCGTGCACCGCTACAGCGGCGTGGTGTACCCGCTCAAGTCCCTGGGCAGGCTCAAGAAGAAGAACGCCATTTACATCAGCTTGCTGGTGTGGTTCGTCGTGGTGGTGTGGATCTCCCCCATCATCTTCTATGCGCGCACAGGGATCCGGAAAAACAATACTACCACTTGCTATGACACCGCCCCAGACGACAACCTGCGAGGTTATTTCATCTACAGCATGTGCACGACCGTGGCCATGTTCTGTGTCCCCTTGGTGCTGATTCTGGGCTGTTATGGATTAATTGTGAGAGCTTTGATTTATAATGACCTGGACAACTCACCTCTGAGGAGGAAATCGATTTACCTGGTGATCATTGTACTGACTGTGTTTGGTGTGTCTTACATCCCTTTCCATGTGATGAAAACGATGAATTTGAGGGCTCGGCTGGATTATCAGACTCCAGAAATGTGTGCTTTCAATGATAGGGTTTATGCCACTTACCAGGTGACAAGAGGTCTAGCCAGTCTCAACAGTTGTGTGGACCCTATTCTCTATTTCTTGGCAGGAGATACTTTCAGAAGGAGGCTCTCCCGGGCAACCAGGAAAGCTTCCAGAAGAAGTGAGGCAAATTTGCAGTCCAAGAGTGAAGATATGACCCTCAATATTTTATCCGAGTTCAAGCAGAATGGAGACACAAGCTTGTGAAGATGCAAGAATCCCCAAACACCCACTATTGTAACATGGTAGGATACTTAATAGAGCCATGtgctttccccccaccccctttatgTTTCTAGAAGTTTAGAGAAAAAGCAAACGAAGAAAttagtaagtttaaaaaaaatagaactggaaATGTTCACACTCACACTTAGCTTGTTTGGGTTTGTTTCCAAGGCCTCCCTACTTTCTCACCAGaagtatgtataataaaataataccacCTCAGTTAAACATTTACCTTCTTTTCAGCCTTTACATTTACAAGCTTTACTTTCTTTTCAGCTTTTACATTTACAAGTTTAAAGTTTACTTGAATACTG from Saccopteryx leptura isolate mSacLep1 chromosome 2, mSacLep1_pri_phased_curated, whole genome shotgun sequence carries:
- the P2RY1 gene encoding P2Y purinoceptor 1, whose translation is MTEMLWLEEENYQDVPNRTDAAFLAGPDSPWGNSTVASTLAFKCSLTKTGFQFYYLPAVYILVFIIGFLGNSVAIWMFIFHMKPWSGISVYMFNLAVADFLYVLTLPALISYYFNKTDWVFGGAMCKLQRFMFHVNLYGSILFLTCISVHRYSGVVYPLKSLGRLKKKNAIYISLLVWFVVVVWISPIIFYARTGIRKNNTTTCYDTAPDDNLRGYFIYSMCTTVAMFCVPLVLILGCYGLIVRALIYNDLDNSPLRRKSIYLVIIVLTVFGVSYIPFHVMKTMNLRARLDYQTPEMCAFNDRVYATYQVTRGLASLNSCVDPILYFLAGDTFRRRLSRATRKASRRSEANLQSKSEDMTLNILSEFKQNGDTSL